From Pseudoleptotrichia goodfellowii, a single genomic window includes:
- a CDS encoding twin-arginine translocase TatA/TatE family subunit, which translates to MGIFRDIGTPGLIVIILGALLIFGPKRLPELGEAVGKMFKEFKKSMSDITTDGDEKNSEKKESDKSE; encoded by the coding sequence GAACACCCGGGCTTATAGTAATAATACTCGGAGCTTTACTTATTTTCGGACCGAAACGTTTGCCTGAATTAGGCGAAGCAGTAGGGAAAATGTTTAAAGAATTTAAAAAATCTATGTCGGATATAACAACTGACGGAGATGAAAAAAATAGCGAAAAAAAAGAATCCGATAAAAGCGAATAA
- a CDS encoding ABC transporter substrate-binding protein produces MNKFFSLNDTLYQIVQKYPEALDFLIANGFDQLKNKQMFESMAKNINLNMALKAKKINPELFEEKLVAFLEKDSETDISLEGRKEDSTGDILIEGVLPCPIRIPLLEGIKGWVNKRNDEVDYKIAYELQSANLGLDWVVDKVKTGDPDKVSDILLSAGFELFFDKELMGQYMEKGIFETYLDEMNKDFCNDKIDLRDPKKQYAIMGVVPAVFLINKTVLGDRKPPQTWEDILSEEFEDSVALPMNDLDLFNALIINIYKEHGSEGIQKLARSYKKNLHPAQMVKAKGRSGDAPAVSIIPYFFTQMLMGATDLEAVWPKDGALLSPIFMITKKAKKDKIQPFIDFFMSEEIGTLFSANSKFPSTNPNVDNHLTEDQKFKWIGWDFIHGNDVGGLVRKCEDEFNEAIMKL; encoded by the coding sequence ATGAATAAATTTTTCAGTTTAAATGATACTCTGTATCAGATTGTACAGAAATATCCTGAAGCATTGGATTTTCTCATAGCTAACGGCTTTGATCAGCTGAAAAACAAACAAATGTTTGAATCAATGGCAAAAAATATAAATCTTAATATGGCACTTAAAGCTAAAAAAATAAATCCCGAATTATTTGAGGAAAAGCTTGTCGCTTTTCTTGAAAAAGACAGTGAAACGGATATTTCTCTTGAAGGAAGAAAAGAAGATTCTACGGGAGATATACTCATTGAAGGGGTATTGCCCTGTCCAATAAGAATACCTTTGCTTGAGGGGATTAAAGGCTGGGTAAATAAGAGAAATGATGAAGTGGATTATAAAATAGCATACGAATTGCAATCAGCAAATTTAGGACTTGATTGGGTTGTGGATAAAGTAAAAACGGGAGATCCTGATAAAGTATCGGATATACTTCTTTCTGCAGGATTCGAGTTGTTTTTTGATAAGGAACTTATGGGTCAATACATGGAAAAGGGTATATTTGAAACGTATCTGGATGAAATGAACAAAGATTTCTGCAATGACAAAATAGATTTAAGAGATCCGAAAAAACAATATGCCATAATGGGAGTAGTTCCTGCTGTATTTCTTATAAATAAAACGGTGTTGGGAGATAGAAAACCTCCTCAAACATGGGAAGATATACTTAGTGAAGAGTTTGAAGATTCGGTAGCGTTACCTATGAACGATTTGGATTTGTTCAATGCATTGATTATCAATATATACAAAGAACACGGTTCGGAAGGAATACAGAAATTGGCGAGATCTTACAAGAAAAATCTTCATCCTGCACAAATGGTAAAAGCTAAAGGGAGAAGCGGGGATGCTCCTGCAGTAAGTATAATTCCTTATTTCTTTACGCAAATGCTTATGGGAGCGACTGATTTGGAAGCTGTTTGGCCCAAAGACGGAGCTTTATTAAGTCCTATATTTATGATTACAAAAAAAGCTAAAAAAGATAAGATACAGCCGTTTATAGATTTCTTTATGTCCGAAGAAATAGGAACACTGTTTTCTGCAAACAGTAAATTTCCTTCCACAAACCCCAATGTAGACAATCATTTGACCGAAGATCAGAAATTTAAATGGATAGGATGGGATTTCATTCACGGAAATGATGTCGGAGGACTTGTCAGAAAATGTGAAGATGAATTTAATGAAGCGATTATGAAATTATAA